The Sesamum indicum cultivar Zhongzhi No. 13 linkage group LG6, S_indicum_v1.0, whole genome shotgun sequence genomic interval CTTCTATTTCCCCAAATCTATTTGTATCATATACATTCTTCTATTGAATGAGACATCTCTAAGATAGTCTTATAATATTCAGAATGTGCACCTGACATTTCAGATTGTTTTCCATCTTAACAAAATTCAGATTTCTGTTTCAGATCATCCTACTAAGACATGGTGATTTAATAAACCTTTTCCTCAAGGGTTCTACAAGGAAATCGATGAATACTTATATTTCCGACTCCTACATTCTAGAACACTGCATAAAAAAGATCTTGTATCCAGTTTGAACATTTAACCAATTAACATATTCATTAACAAAATGGCGAGGAGATGTGAATACAAACCTTTTCCTCATACTTCTCCTCCTGAATGGGCCTTTGCTGAATGCCCAATCAACATTTAGGGTCTGAGTGAGCAGTTCAGTTCCATCCATTTCATTTATAGCTCTCTGGGCCTCATCAAACTTCTCAAACTCAATTAGCGCATAGCCCTAAATGGAAGCATCACACTCTTAGCAAAGAGTAGAAAAGCACCTGTAAGCACGACACAGCATGGTCCACAGAAACATAACTCTACAATTACACTAAAATGACTGCAACAAGCGTATGAAAATTGTAAAGTTGAGTATACATGAAGTTATCACAGACAGGTTAAGttcttttttggataaaatgcAAGACAGATTGAGTTAGAAGCTGCTTCCTATCTTCCTTCTCAATGATACTTGGAAGTAACAATGTTAACTGAACTAAGAGTGGATATCACCTTCCACAAGTAAGATGATAGTGGACCCAAGCAGTACATGTGTATAAAAAGTAAAGCATTCCACATGCACAAAGCAAATTACAGCAAATCTGCAAAAAGAAAGTGCCCAGTAACATGACTGGCCCAAACTGCTGTTTCTCCATAATCCACATGCAAAAAACATGGAGAGCAAGCTTGTGCTTGAGTTACCCGTGAACCCAACATGCAACAACTGTTTCCTTTCCATGTGCAATCTACACATAAAGGAGCatatatatttcctttttgatCTAAATAGTATTTCTGTATTATTCAGTTATTCAATCTAATTAGTGCCATTTTGAGGCCACTTTTTAGTCAGACAGCctaaattataacttttcatACCTTAACAAATCCAGTGCGTCGGTCAAGATTCAAGTGCAAATTCTTTATCTCCCCAAACTCACCAAATGCATTATGTAAATCATCCTCTTGTGCCTCTTCATGAACTCCAGCAACCAGAATAATCCATCCTTCAATAGCTGCAGAAAAGATCAATAATAATCAGAACTTGAAATAGAACAGAGAGAACAAACTAACATCCATGTTCACCTTCGGCACAGGAACTCCTACTAAATAGCAAAGGGAGATTCGTATACTTAAAATGGACAGGGACGTTTCGGATCTCTATAATGTCTAACTCCCAAGAATGCAGCTTTTTNNNNNNNNNNNATAGCTCTATCAAGCTATTTCAATCATTGAGGCAAACCATTAGACAAGGTGCAAAGATGATAGAAACCCCAAAACTGAATCCTATAAATAACAACATATTCTTTACGAAATCAAAAAAATGATCTTGGGATGAAGTAATTTTCTCTTACTTCCTGTCATTCGCATGCCTAATCATTCAGCCAATGACAAAATTTTCTTCAGCAAAAATCAGCATCTAAGAAGTAAACGCTTAGATAGATTGGCTCATAATAGATTAGCTCATAGGAGTGAAAGTTCCAAATCCCTAGGATAAAATCTCAAAGACAAATCCACAACTCGGTTTTCTTGAGTTTTACTTGACCCTACTAAAAGAACTTTGGATGCCAAGGAGGAATCTCACTTAAAGTGATCAAAAAAGCTACCTCGCTCTCAATTGCCTAATTctactttttcttgtttaatcggatgaaacaaaaatccaTAAGTTAGAAAAATCTTATCAACCAGAGTCTAATAAACTGGAGTAAGCTTAGCAATTGGTACGTACAAGCCCATGTCATGGGAAGTCACACCTTTAAAACTAGAGAAAATCACCACTCAATTTCTTAAACTGTCCTCTCGCCCTCTACCATGTCCATCCTTTCTTTAACAGTCAGAGAAGAACTCATAACCCTTCCACTTCCTGCATACCTTAGAGAACCTGAACCTGACCTCTAACACGCATAATTAACGCGAAAAAAGTGCAACAATTCTACTAATCTGCCGGACAACTTACACATCGTTCATTTCTCAAGCtacaatcttaattaatttaaccaAAACTTAAGCACAAAGCAAAAACTTCTCGAAGCAAAACGTACAGGCCATGCCTAATTCAGGTAAGAGCTCAACACAGTgcagtaaaagaaaaacaaacaacgATAAAACTGGCTAGGGTTCCGAAACTGACATCGTACGGGGCCAGGACCACCCTCCGTAACGAGGGAGTCAAAGCGGGCAGACATGCGAGCATTACGGTCAGCCTTAGCAGCCGCCTCGTCGCGGAATCCACGACCTTTGGTCTTCCTTGGCTCCGAGTAGGAACCGCCACCGGCAATGGCTGATTTGAGGCGAGGAATGGAGGCGGAGGTTCTGTTGGGGGAGCCGTCTCCAACGTCGTCATCCATGAGATCATCGTCCTCAGGCTCGAAATCAACTGCCTCTACCTCCGCGTTCGCCATTGATGCGCAGCCGAGAGAGTGTTTAGGGATTTACTTCAGCTATAAGTGAGCAGTGGCGCGAGGTGTTAATGAACCCACGCTTCTAATTTATCTTTCCCCAATTTGTTTTAGGCTGACCAAGTTTCACTTTGACCTCGTTTTCTTTGCCACATTTCACGtttctaaacttttttaaacACTAGCAATCCcccaaaattacacttttagttttataatatatcaatttaatcctccgttttatgaaaaattttaaaataattctaaattttaaaattaaaaaaaaatcgatatATTTAGCCAtctattttatgggattttaTGGGACTGAATTTGTcgaatttctgaaattttcataaagcATAAAACTAAATGTGCAGagttttttccaattttgtgATCACTTTGAAAATCTCGTGAAGTAGAGAATTAAAAACATTGAATCTTTTATTCTATCACTctaaaaatgtcattttgcTCTAACAATCGTGCAGCGAACTTCTGTGTtcacataattaataacatttttatattttaaaaataaacacgaaccgatacattatatttattattagaaaaaaaaaagaaagaaaaagaaaacaaactttaatgCATTATCAATAcagtaaaaaatttgatgccGCACTGTCACGTACTGTCGTTTGTAAGTATAGAAATTATGCTCttagtaataaatatttacatttactaaaataattattattaaaaaaatagataattcaatacttattttgaattatatctAGACGGTATTCgagcttataatttttctggtACATCTTAAAAAGTGCTTATAAGATACTATAATGTAATTGATAAATGTTGCAAGAATCGAACTTATCAACTCTAAAAGTAAGacgttataaatttataaactctttaaaataaaaataaaaagtaaataattgcTGACTTATTTTcaagatattaataaattttcttgaattgattaaaaatttatcatttttaatatttttgaaatccctcaattttattttatccaaacacttcataaatttatttttaaaataagatttaacatcttataaattctaaaaataactAACAAAATGTACgagtttataaaatcttttaaataaatttacccaaacaaactattacaaaatattccaattcttttaatataaaaaatattttaaaattaggttTATAAATCCTCATTCaaatccaaaattttctttttccttttttttatgttgttggATATGGGCTTCAGCCCATAATAGTTCTGGGCTAAATATTGGGCTTCGAAATTCAAGCCCCTCAAATAAATAAGGTACAGCGTAACCCATGTGATTGATTTTGTGATGGACCGAAATGGTGAAAGCCCACATTCTATTTCGTCTCAAATTAGATCAGACCATAGGCATCGAGTTGGTACACATACTAAGTGAAATACATGGGATAACTACACCGTACTCTCACGAGATtcgatgtaattatacgtatatttttcataattttgaaaattaaatttagtattctcaatttttttttcgtcCAACAAACATCCGTAAATAAAATTCGCAGAATTTGCTGATATCAGTATAAAAGTCCAACGGAAACTCATATTCACCCCCCAAGTTGACGTATTACATGACTTGTTGCCTTCATACGTTAATGTACATGAGGAGatacatgtaattaaattaaattacaaggTTAAATAGTATAGCATATCGAATAAATTGACATACAATAAgtctgtaataagtcaatttgagtaaatataaatttttattcaatttttttttacgtcaataaattttgtaaattttgctaattttatttattgaatgaaaataaatgttaaaattattatatataattttttaaaatacagaaagCCCAGACAACAAATAACAAGTCTAGATGATCGTATCATATGTTCCTATTCCACTCCATTATTCTAGCCAGGTACAATTCAATATCCGAACATAGAAAATGAAGGGTTAAATAGTATAAAggttttttttcattaatttttaatttttttgttgcgGATATATTATAACAGAAATAGTTGTAAGTTAAGTAATAACGAAAgtttacaatatttaaaaatataaaattaatattggagAGTTTgggaaataaattaatatcaataagttataaaaatcGGTACGAAgttgcttataattttttattagtgcTCCACTTTTTtaaggtttgatataattatacgtaaaccccctatgatttgaaaaattgcatatagcacttttgaggtttgctttcatcgAACAAATAAACTCTCaaatagtcaaaattcaccgaatttattgatattaacaaaaataatctACATCAacccctgattgacttattactaacttattgcaagtcaaataaatctttttataatcaaattacccttatacattttcacgtgttaatgcatgtgaagaggtatatttccaccattataagggtagtttagtctaaaaaaaattatttgacctacaataaatcaatcgagggtaaatatcaatttttatttagtgtttttgttaatatcaggaaatttaataaattttgactaacgaagagacttatttgttagatgaaagcaaaccttaGGGGTGCTAAATGTAGTTTTCCAAACTATAGAGaatctaagtgtaattaacaaacttcaaaaaaagagagtataattatctttcttttatttaaattaacttaaataaattaaattaataaaaattataatttaaaaatacatatttaataataaattaataaacacttattttaaagGATTGAAAAAACGGGGTCCGGGAAAAAAGATAGAGACATAGTTCAAAAGCGTGCCTCACTTTCAatgtaataaaagaaaaaggtaataaaAGTGTGTGTTGGATTCATCCACAGGACAGCAGAGGAGGCCCACAAAATAACTACAATTGAAAGCGTGAGTGGTGGGGAATTACCAGAATCCAATACTTAcctaattatttcaaaatatttcttttttttcctaaaaaaatagaaagaataaggaatccaatatgtatattatatatgaagtagtaattatattatgattggatcaatattttaataaattaaataatatatttatataattaggcATAATAAGttaaagtgagacaaatacCCACCGTTTTCATATGACTCCAATTTGTTCgtgaaattcatatttaatcaataaattaatatatcatggATATCTACAGAAGAAGtgttcgtttttttttttttcctaagcATTATATCGATTTGaccaatacattaatatagcAAGAACAGTAAACAACAAATTGcaagaatttttcattcaatcaaTACACAATATGCTTGTAAACAAATACAGAACAAGATTTAATGATGAAGAACATTAAACAACATATTATAATGAATCTCAATTCAACCAATATATCAATTTGACTATAAACAAACTAAAAAAcgtaaaaaaatgcaagcaacccctttgtgatattgtaaatgagaaattactcccctatgaaaaaaaattagcaatttaccctttatattttttaaaatgcagcaatttccCTTTGTGTTGATTAAACTGAAGCAATTTTCACCCCTAGATAGGgtataaattacttcatttcaaaaaatatagagatatattactattcttttttataggTGTAATctgctcatttataattttacagaaagataaattacattaaacccttaaataaatttacataaagtgaaataaatatcaatacgTGTAacgaaatttgaatttataatttgagaggtgttgatgaaataaaaacagaacaagaattaatgatgaagaaatgaaattggGATGTTATTGGTGATGGGGTCCTCTCTTTGTCTCTTGAAAAGAGTGACCTCTAAAACTGACTGTAAAGAGAACCCCACCACCACTAacactttatttttgttatttctctTTGTAaaagagtgtgtgtgtgtgagtggaTCAAAGTTGCAGTAGTGGTTTGGAAATGGTGAGAACTTAAATTCTAGTGTCGAGGAGGAGGGGCAATTGAAGACATTCTTGGGAAGATCGAAACTCTTACTCCATTTTTACTACTTCCTTTGACTAGGGTTTTTTGCTTTCTTGCAACTACTCATGTATCATGATACAGTATTGGAATCcattgtttgtttgttttgtagtaattaatgtgtatttattttttaacatggGACTTCCCCCATCCCCTTCTTCACAAGTTACTGTACagtcatttcatttcatgagatttgatgtaattatacataaagttattggtaaattacatttagtatttctgatatttatttttatctaataaatagagatccctcaattaatcaaaatttatcgaatttgttgatactaacaaaagaaatattgaatgaagatttatatttaccccaattgtttatttaataaatcttttttaaccaaaatacCCATATAAGGATGGAGAAATATAAACGTATTATGCCCATCTTATccttgaatttaaataatatgttgaaAAACAAGAATCTATGAGTTCATTTGAAAATCTTGGAAGTGGCATTTTTTCATCtactttttctattaataatatgtagtcctttttgacaaaattaatgaagccccaaaaagagaaaatcaatGTACACTTCTTGATTCTTGGAAAGACTTCATATTCTTACACAtcattctttaattatttcaaataaaatggaCCAAATAGACGCCAAATAAGATTCTTAGACATAATTAGTGTATTGTTATATAGAACAAATAAATGCTAAGCAAGATTCCTAgacataattaagaattagtttaataatttaagaaaacaaaacaagataATAAACGCCactaagaaaaattaaacaaaatagatCATccacgaaaaaaaaaaatagtgataggtttaatatttgtcactaattaactatatatatttaatgacaaGATTTTTCGTCTATCTATCGCAATAatgatttcataattttagtagCGACTGTTATTTTTGTAGAGCTTGCTATTATCAATAAGTAGTGAGAAAAATTGTGCATAAAACACGACAAATAATCAtatgttgtaataattttgcaCACAATTTTTATCGTTACTAATTATCTATTGACAATATCACAATTATTGTCacataatacatatttttaataataattttagaattattatttgatattttatcactaatattatactttatcTAAATTCAAGCTATAATGGCCCATGACATATCCCATGCAAGAACTagaaaaccaaaaaactactcataattatttatttagtgaaattcacataaaattggtaaataaattataaaaaccaaTAGAAATAGTGGGACCCACCAGTACGTTCGAgtgtatttgttattattattatttttgaataaattaaatatatcgaTCGCACTCAGTCAATTAATAGTAGAATGAACAGACAAGCCATCGATCAGTAATTATcctattaaaaacaaaaatacatacCTAATTAAACAAAGAAGTGTTTAGGAGTGATGATCGTGTTAATAGTTGATAGGCACTAAAGATATTAAAGGGAGAGAGCTTTCGTAATCAACGTGATTTTGAGAATCAGGTGAATAGTTGTGTTTGTTTGGGGAGGTGTTGTCTGTCTATGAGAGTGAGACATTTCTAATTAAATGTAGGTTTGTCCCATGATGTCTGACTACGACCCTCCCGGTGGTTATGTCGACAATTTAGattttatagataaatttaaaattatgggttcGAATTTCATTTagatatgtttatatttattttattttatacgaattattataatattattgttaataatattgatacgTAGATTGAATTGACGCATTGTTCAGTATGTCTCAGGTGCAAGCGACTATGAACCCACATCACCACAGTTTTTCTAGCTTTTAAAGCCGGGCGTGAGAATTTGATGTCgtattttagaataaaatgtatgtacatgaatataataatacgGATATTCATGGTTTAATCAAAAAACGGAGTATGaatatatactttaaaaatttaaaatacgataagatattaaatgtaatcatatattaatatttacacACGTATATACGTATGTATTTAGTgcaaatttgttgataaattatacaaaaaaattatatctatacaaaaatttagaaaaaaaaattaaattgtacgttacataaaatatatttaaggtGTAGTTAAATCattaccaatatatatatatatatatatgttaaatgtgTCGGACACGATATCAATTTGGccttaaaattcattttggtTATGAACCTGCGTTTTGGTGCATTCATGATTAAATGGGATATTTCTTATGGTGTGCCCACCCCTATGAAATTTCAGTCCTACATTAGTCTCTACCCGTGTACGTGAGTGTTAGCTTATTTACACTgcgatttataatttattattataaaattatcgatgtatctaataaaattaaatatttaaaaatatgttgtaTGATGCAactgattatttttatttaaataataataataatttaatataaagacGTAGGATCCAAAGTTGGAAGTAGGAATAAGTAGCTCTTGAACgtaccaaaaagaaaagaaaagaaaatgcaatcAATTGGCTGtcaaaaattcaacaaaaaggcAATCATTTTGTTAGAAAAGAGCAAATACTATAAGTATTATTGGCTTCTAAAATTCCAATTATAAATCATGATGGATCAAATATTGGGAGTCAATCAAGGTGGCTCCCCCACCAATTCATGTCCACATCGACTAACAATGCATGCTCAATAATATGTCCCTTTcaacttaataatttattactcgTCCTGTCGTACGTATTTCTTGCgagcatatataaaataattataacatcagattaaaataaataattgtggtgtgatgggatctgaaataaataaatttgagtgaAAAAAACGTGAAAcgatataaaagagaaaaaataaattataattatagatttatTAAGAATATTGAAAGTAtctgagaaaaaagaaacatggaGAAGTaaggtgaaaaataaaaatgtagcagatagacaaaaaaataatattataattatgatattactaaaaaatattaaagttactattatgacaaaaaaaaaagaattaaatggtattttttgactattaattattattattaattaaatggtCAAATACCATGCACTGTGTATGTGATCACTTTTCAgtataaatatagtaaaatacaaaaattatgtagttGTGTACGaaaaaatgcaacaaaaaGACGTGGCAGAATACAGAAACAACGTAATTTGAGGGCAAAGTATcttatccaaatatatatataattgataaattttaacatttttaaacTTAATCCCTAGATAGAATACGTTCCCCATGTTTAATGCATGTGGGTcatatgtttcatttttttcacctaaatgaaatatgaactgtaaacatcaaaataataaacaaaaatggcgTTGCGTTGTGTAAgggaaaattgtatttctagttttatatgtttggtgtttttttttttaatttagtctcATTTATTACGATTTTCTCATGTTACATTTcataagttgaaatttttctcaaagttAGTCTTTATGTGTATTTTTCATCTAGTAATTGATGAAGCCATTAGCATTTTTCTACGTTGTTCGTTaattatgggataaaaaatgcatgttaggactaacattaaaaaaaaaattatggaatgcaatatgaaaaaatcgtaacaaataaaaaagggggggggggtttaatgtaatttacccccttgtgatattgaaatgaacaaattacctacttataataaagaaacaacaatttacgccctatattttttaaaataaagcaatttacctctctatctaaggaggtaaattgcttcattttaaaaaatacaaagtgaTAAAGTGGTACATTTTACAAAGTACAGAaagataatttgctattttcttCATTGAGGGATAATTTACtgatttgtaatatcacaatGCACACTTTatcctgaaaaaaaaaaaatcataacgtatagaataaaaaatacgaCTTTTTCCGTTGCATAATTATGACATGTGTATGCCACGTTCTTTTTTTACGggactttttttaaaatacaaattcttatgttgtaattcaagaaatttttttatttttaatgatttttaatatttcccTCATCCCTCGTCGGAATGTACGTCCATCCCAACCACagtaataatgattttttattttaaattaatttacgtCAATTACTAACATATCAGTATATATGGGACCCTTTTTGACTAATTTGGATctgaccaaaaaaataattgtgatcgtgtgtgtgtgtatatatatatatatatatatatgcatgtaatGTGTGTTTATATGCTGCAATTATTGGCAAGTAGTAATTGCTTTGGGACATAGATATGCTAAGGGGGGTAGGTCATGGTCTATTCATGCAGTATTGCAGCTCATGATCCTTatgtacattttattttgtgttctgagttatttgaataataaaataaaaaatatattttaattacattatatttatttagattgTTTGATCGGTGAGCTGAGTTGTTCaatttaaatagtaattagCATTGGGCTCTTGAATTAGAAACGAGTTTCTATAATGCAAAGTGAACACCTCATTTGAGAGCATTGAACTGTTTATACAACTTAATAACGAAAAGTAAGGGGAACCTAGTATAATACGAAAGTCCCAAACGTATGTTCAATTAATCATAGTCTGTTTATTATATGGGATTGCGTCTGGGATCAAGTTTAATCCAGTGTTGACtttgattgataaattaaattgtaatggtAAAATGTTCATATTCgccttctttattttattttatttttactatattagGGTGCtgttaattttaagaaaatatttgtaatttatcgaacaatgagaaaatatttataattatgacaaatctcaTGAGAGCTCGTTGCAAaaagatttgatataaattaGGTGATGAGgctaataattattgaaagcaCTATTACACCTCAAACATAATCTTAATctaattagggtaaattatatttacaccctcAAGGTTAAggcaaattatacaaacacctCACATCTTTTGTAAAGTTACAGATTTACCTTTTGAGGGGTggtagtgtaatattttttgaaaagtgtttgtgtaaagtttgtatttgaattgaatgtgtagttgtaattacgaTTATGACCTtatggtgtaattataatttttaaaatagtaaatttactatgtattttaacttaatattagggatgttaatgtaatttatttggcTAATTAGTTCATGATTTCCAATACACCTGTAGGTACCTTTATTTATACACAAAAAATCAAGTCAGAGAAAATTCaaactgaaaatatttaaattttgaaaataaatagcagAAATTAAAACCAGTTGCatcatttcataattaatgtCTTGACATTCAAAGCCAGTCGTGCACGAATCACACTCTCGATTCAGCGCGTGGGGTACAAGAACCCCTTGTTTAAAGACCGATTTTGGCACACGAGGGCACCGAAAATGGGTATTTTGCGGCTGTTACTGAAAATCTCTGCTTCCACGCCTAACTTGTACTCAGACTCGGGCAACCCATATGCTTCTATTTGACCCGATTACGCTACCCTCCCCCCCCAATCCCCctctctctatataaaataagattaattatattttttcattcgaCTCTAatcgtttttatattttggcatcCAGTCGTTTTTCATTTGACtctagttgttttttttttgtcaacttatcatctcaactttacaaaGTTTTACacttgtcatttataactgctttttttatcaaaatttttatcgACAAAAAATCACATGCGAAATTCAAGGGTTATGTGatgtcatatttttatatatacaccgCATGAGATGtttttcattgtaatttaccctatatatatatagaaatagaGGAAGATTTGCTGGCTTTACGATTCTTTATCCGGAGTAActcctattattttattccgATGTATGTTTTCTATAccatacaaaataaaagttattta includes:
- the LOC105163640 gene encoding RNA-binding protein 8A, yielding MANAEVEAVDFEPEDDDLMDDDVGDGSPNRTSASIPRLKSAIAGGGSYSEPRKTKGRGFRDEAAAKADRNARMSARFDSLVTEGGPGPVRSIEGWIILVAGVHEEAQEDDLHNAFGEFGEIKNLHLNLDRRTGFVKGYALIEFEKFDEAQRAINEMDGTELLTQTLNVDWAFSKGPFRRRSMRKRSPRGHRSRSPRRRF